The Pan paniscus chromosome 1, NHGRI_mPanPan1-v2.0_pri, whole genome shotgun sequence genome has a segment encoding these proteins:
- the INSRR gene encoding insulin receptor-related protein, with translation MAVPSLWPWGACLPVIFLSLGFGLDTVEVCPSLDIRSEVAELRQLENCSVVEGHLQILLMFTATGEDFRGLSFPRLTQVTDYLLLFRVYGLESLRDLFPNLAVIRGTRLFLGYALVIFEMPHLRDVALPALGAVLRGAVRVEKNQELCHLSTIDWGLLQPAPGANHIVGNKLGEECADVCPGVLGAAGEPCAKTTFSGHTDYRCWTSSHCQRVCPCPHGMACTARGECCHTECLGGCSQPEDPRACVACRHLYFQGACLWACPPGTYQYESWRCVTAERCASLHSVPGRASTFGIHQGSCLAQCPSGFTRNSSSIFCHKCEGLCPKECKVGTKTIDSIQAAQDLVGCTHVEGSLILNLRQGYNLEPQLQHSLGLVETITGFLKIKHSFALVSLGFFKNLKLIRGDAMVDGNYTLYVLDNQNLQQLGSWVAAGLTIPVGKIYFAFNPRLCLEHIYRLEEVTGTRGRQNKAEINPRTNGDRAACQTRTLRFVSNVTEADRILLRWERYEPLEARDLLSFIVYYKESPFQNATEHVGPDACGTQSWKLLDVELPLSRTQEPGVTLASLKPWTQYAVFVRAITLTTEEDSPHQGAQSPIVYLRTLPAAPTVPQDVISTSNSSSHLLVRWKPPTQRNGNLTYYLVLWQRLAEDGDLYLNDYCHRGLRLPTSNNDPRFDREDGDPEAEMESDCCPCQHPPPGQVLPPLEAQEASFQKKFENFLHNAITIPISPWKVTSINKSPQRDSGRHRRAAGPLRLGGNSSDFEIQEDKVPRERAVLSGLRHFTEYRIDIHACNHAAHTVGCSAATFVFARTMPHREADGIPGKVAWEASSKNSVLLRWLEPPDPNGLILKYEIKYRRLGEEATVLCVSRLRYAKFGGVHLALLPPGNYSARVRATSLAGNGSWTDSVAFYILGPEEEDAGGLHVLLTATPVGLTLLIVLAALGFFYGKKRNRTLYASVNPEYFSASDMYVPDEWEVPREQISIIRELGQGSFGMVYEGLARGLEAGEESTPVALKTVNELSSPRECIEFLKEASVMKAFKCHHVVRLLGVVSQGQPTLVIMELMTRGDLKSHLRSLRPEAENNPGLPQPALGEMIQMAGEIADGMAYLAANKFVHRDLAARNCMVSQDFTVKIGDFGMTRDVYETDYYRKGGKGLLPVRWMAPESLKDGIFTTHSDVWSFGVVLWEIVTLAEQPYQGLSNEQVLKFVMDGGVLEELEGCPLQLQELMSRCWQPNPRLRPSFTHILDSIQEELRPSFRLLSFYYSPECRGARGSLPTTDAEPDSSPTPRDCSPQNGGPGH, from the exons TGTGCCCCAGCCTGGATATTCGCTCAGAGGTGGCAGAGCTTCGTCAGCTGGAGAACTGCAGCGTGGTGGAGGGCCACCTGCAGATCCTGCTCATGTTCACAGCCACCGGGGAGGACTTCCGCGGCCTCAGCTTCCCTCGCCTCACCCAGGTCACCGACTACCTGCTGCTCTTCCGTGTCTACGGACTAGAGAGCCTGCGCGACCTCTTCCCCAACCTAGCAGTCATCCGCGGGACGCGCCTCTTCCTGGGCTATGCACTGGTCATCTTTGAGATGCCACATCTGCGTGACGTGGCACTGCCTGCGCTTGGGGCCGTGCTGCGTGGGGCTGTGCGTGTGGAGAAGAACCAGGAGCTCTGCCACCTCTCCACCATTGACTGGGGACTGCTGCAGCCAGCACCTGGCGCCAACCACATCGTGGGCAACAAGCTGGGCGAGGAGTGTGCTGACGTGTGCCCTGGTGTGCTGGGTGCTGCTGGTGAGCCCTGTGCCAAGACCACCTTCAGCGGGCACACTGACTACAGATGCTGGACCTCCAGCCACTGCCAGAGAG TGTGTCCCTGCCCCCATGGGATGGCTTGCACAGCGAGGGGCGAGTGCTGCCACACCGAATGCCTGGGGGGCTGCAGCCAGCCAGAAGACCCTCGTGCCTGTGTAGCTTGCCGCCACCTCTACTTCCAGggtgcctgcctgtgggcctGCCCACCAGGCACCTACCAGTATGAGTCCTGGCGCTGTGTCACAGCTGAGCGCTGTGCCAGCCTGCACTCTGTGCCCGGCCGTGCCTCCACCTTCGGCATACACCAGGGCAGTTGCCTGGCCCAGTGCCCTTCTGGCTTCACCCGTAACAGCAGCAG CATATTCTGCCACAAATGCGAGGGGCTGTGCCCTAAAGAGTGCAAGGTAGGCACCAAGACCATCGACTCCATCCAGGCGGCACAGGATCTTGTGGGCTGCACGCATGTGGAGGGAAGCCTCATCCTCAACCTTCGCCAGGGCT ACAACCTGGAGCCACAGCTGCAGCACAGCCTGGGGCTGGTAGAAACCATTACTGGCTTCCTCAAAATCAAGCACTCCTTTGCCCTCGTGTCCCTGGGCTTTTTCAAGAACCTCAAACTAATCCGGGGAGACGCCATGGTGGATGG GAACTACACTCTCTACGTGCTGGACAACCAGAACCTACAACAGCTAGGGTCCTGGGTGGCCGCGGGGCTCACCATTCCCGTGGGCAAGATCTACTTCGCCTTCAACCCGCGCCTCTGCTTGGAACACATCTACCGACTGGAGGAGGTGACAGGCACGCGAGGTCGGCAGAACAAGGCTGAGATCAACCCCCGCACCAACGGAGACCGCGCCGCCT GCCAGACTCGCACCCTGCGCTTCGTGTCCAACGTGACGGAGGCAGACCGCATCCTTCTACGCTGGGAGCGCTATGAGCCACTGGAGGCCCGCGACCTGCTCAGCTTCATCGTGTACTACAAAGAGTC CCCATTCCAGAACGCCACAGAGCACGTGGGTCCAGATGCTTGTGGAACCCAGAGCTGGAAACTGCTGGATGTGGAGCTGCCCCTAAGCCGCACCCAGGAGCCAGGGGTGACCCTAGCCTCCCTCAAGCCTTGGACACAGTACGCAGTGTTTGTGCGGGCCATCACGCTAACCACTGAGGAGGACAGCCCTCATCAAGGAGCCCAGAGTCCCATCGTGTACCTCCGAACGCTgcctgcag CTCCCACGGTGCCCCAAGACGTCATCTCCACGTCCaactcctcctcccacctcctggtGCGCTGGAAGCCACCGACCCAGCGCAATGGGAACCTCACCTACTACCTGGTGCTGTGGCAGCGGCTGGCAGAGGACGGCGACCTCTACCTCAATGACTACTGCCACCGCG GCTTGCGGCTGCCCACCAGCAACAACGATCCGCGCTTCGACCGCGAAGACGGGGATCCTGAGGCCGAGATGGAGTCCGACTGCTGCCCTTGCCAGCACCCACCTCCTGGTCAGGTTCTGCCCCCGCTGGAGGCGCAAGAGGCCTCGTTCCAGAAGAAGTTTGAAAACTTTCTACACAACGCGATCACCATCCCCAT ATCCCCTTGGAAGGTGACGTCCATCAACAAGAGCCCCCAAAG GGACTCAGGGCGGCACCGCCGGGCAGCTGGGCCCCTCCGGCTGGGGGGCAACAGCTCGGATTTCGAGATCCAGGAGGACAAGGTGCCCCGTGAGCGAGCGGTGCTGAGCGGCCTGCGCCACTTCACGGAATACCGGATCGACATCCATGCCTGCAACCACGCGGCGCACACCGTGGGCTGCAGCGCCGCCACCTTCGTCTTTGCGCGCACCATGCCCCACA GAGAGGCTGATGGTATTCCAGGAAAGGTGGCCTGGGAGGCCTCCAGCAAGAACAGTGTCCTTCTGCGCTGGCTCGAGCCACCAGACCCCAACGGACTCATCCTCAAGTACGAAATCAAGTACCGCCGCTTGGGAGAG GAGGCCACAGTGCTGTGTGTGTCCCGTCTTCGATATGCGAAGTTTGGGGGAGTCCACCTGGCCCTGCTGCCCCCTGGAAACTACTCTGCCAGGGTTAGGGCAACCTCACTGGCTGGCAATGGCTCTTGGACAGACAGTGTTGCCTTCTACATCCTTGGCCCAG AGGAGGAGGATGCTGGAGGGCTGCATGTCCTCCTCACTGCCACCCCTGTGGGGCTCACGCTGCTCATCGTTCTTGCTGCCCTTGGTTTCTTCTATGGCAAGAAGAG AAACAGAACCCTGTATGCTTCTGTGAATCCAGAGTACTTCAGCGCCTCTGATA TGTATGTCCCTGATGAATGGGAGGTGCCTCGGGAGCAGATCTCGATAATCCGGGAACTGGGCCAGGGCTCTTTTGGGATGGTATATGAGGGGCTGGCACGAGGACTTGAGGCTGGAGAGGAGTCCACACCCGTGGCCCTGAAGACGGTGAATGAGCTGTCCAGCCCACGGGAATGCATTGAGTTCCTCAAGGAAGCTTCTGTCATGAAAGCCTTCAAGTGTCACCATGTG GTGCGTCTCCTGGGTGTGGTATCTCAGGGCCAGCCAACTCTGGTCATCATGGAGTTAATGACCCGTGGGGACCTCAAGAGCCATCTTCGATCTTTGCGGCCTGAGGCAGAG AACAACCCTGGGCTCCCACAGCCAGCATTGGGGGAAATGATCCAAATGGCTGGTGAGATTGCAGACGGCATGGCCTACCTTGCTGCCAACAAGTTTGTGCACCGAGATCTAGCAGCCCGCAACTGCATGGTGTCCCAGGACTTCACCGTCAAGATCGGGG ACTTCGGGATGACTCGGGACGTGTATGAGACAGACTATTACCGCAAGGGTGGGAAGGGGCTGCTGCCCGTGCGCTGGATGGCCCCCGAGTCCCTCAAAGATGGGATCTTCACCACCCACTCGGATGTCTG GTCCTTTGGCGTGGTACTGTGGGAGATTGTGACCCTGGCAGAACAACCCTACCAGGGCCTGTCCAATGAGCAGGTGCTGAAGTTCGTCATGGATGGCGGGGTCCTGGAGGAGCTGGAGGGCTGTCCCCTTCAGCT GCAGGAGCTGATGAGCCGCTGCTGGCAGCCAAACCCACGCCTGCGCCCATCTTTCACACACATTCTGGACAGCATACAGGAGGAGCTGCGGCCCTCCTTCCGCCTCCTCTCCTTCTACTACAGCCCGGAATGCCGGGGGGCCCGGGGCTCCCTGCCTACCACCGATGCAGAGCCTGACTCCTCACCCACTCCAAGAGACTGCAGCCCTCAAAATGGGGGTCCAGGGCACTGA